From the genome of Persephonella atlantica:
CAGCCAGGATATTTCTGGTCATAATCTTAAACTCTATCTCTCTCCTTTCAGCCGGTGTATAACCTGAGCGGTATGGACTGACCTTTTCAACAAGGTCTTCTCTCCCTTTTTTAACAAGGATATCTTTTATTCTGAGAGATAAAAGCTCCGCTTCTTTTCTGCTATCAACAAAAACTATCGTTGATATGTCGTCAATAACACTGTTTGCAACCAGTTCTGCTATTTCTGTAGACTTTAAACCTTTAAATATCTTTATTTCCCTCTCTGGAAGGGGAGCTCCTGAATCTGAAATCTCAAAAACCTCTTCTCCTATAAGTTTTGAGGCAAATCCTGAAGGGTTGTGTATTGTAGCAGAGTTCATTATGAAAACAGGCTTTTTTGTTCTGTAAAAGGAGACTATCCTTTTCAGTCTTCTGATTATGTTTGATATGTGAGAGCCAAGAACGCCTCTGTAAGCATGGATTTCGTCTAAAACGATAAATTCCAAATCCTCAAAAAATGAAGACCAGCCTGAATGATAGGGAAGTATACCTGCGTTAAGCATATCAGGTGTAGTAATGAGAAAGTTTGGGGGATTTTTCTTTATCTCCTGCCTTTTTATCCTGTCTGTATCTCCATCGTAAACTTCAGCTGTAGCTTCAACTTTTGTTTCATACACAATTTCCGATATCTTTCCATACTGGTCTCTTGCCAGAGCCTTTAGCGGAAATACAAGCAGAGCTTTTGCATGGGGATTTTGGTGAAGTTTTTCAAGTAAAGAAAGTATATAAACAAAGGACTTTCCAGAAGCTGTTGGGGTTGTTAATACTATGTTTTTACCACTTAAAGCATACCTAACTCCTTCAGCCTGATGGGAGTATAACTTTATCCTCTTTTCTGATAAAAATCTGTTTATCTTGCTGTTTTGAAATTTATAACTGCCGTATTTTGCCTCTACTGATGGTAATGTTTTGGAGTAGGCAATTCTGTTTTTATAGTATTTCAGTATTTCCATATCAATAAAATATATCACCTGTTTTCAGTATTTCCATTTATTCTTCCTCAAAGGAGACTTTCATCTTAACCTTCTTTCCATTTCTCAAAACTGTTATACTGTTTTCCTGCTGTGAAAAGAACAGCTCAATTTTAAGGTCAACAAGGTCTTTTATTTCTCTGCCGTTAAATCTGATAATGATATCTCCTTTTTTTATCCCTGCTTTTTCTGCTGGAGAATCCTTGCTTACTTTAACAACTTTAAGTCCTTTTCCTGTCTCCTCTACATAAACACCTATCTTTCTCTCTTTAACACCTGTAAGATGTGCTGTATAAACGATGTAATCAGCTATTCCCTTTTTTAACTGGTCGTCCATCAAAACAACCAATCCTTTTTCTCCTGTCCTCCTTTCAACCCTTGAAGGTATGCCAAATCTGAATCTGATGTGTCCTCCACCTGCAAGGACAATAATCTTGTGGTCAGGATTTTCCCTTAAAAACTGGGCTACTGTTTCTGCCATTGTTTCGTCCCATATTATCTGGGACTGGAGGAAGTTTATAAACTTTTTCCTTTTTGTAACTGTGCTTCCGTGCTCGGAGAATATGCCTTTTAGATATTCAACGTACTCCACATTAGAAAAGTCCATATCCTGTGGTAATTTTTTTATCTCTTCCGTAGACAGGCTCTGTATTCCCTTTTCTGATACTTTTCTTACAAGCTCTCTGTCTGCATTCAGTGCAATTATTCTTATGTTGTTTTCCCTGCAGAACTGGATGATAGGCCTGTAAAGATGGTAGTTATACTTCCACGCCTTGTAATATTCAGACTCCTTTAAAAATTGCTTTTCGTCTATTTCACCTTTTAGGTATCTATCAATAACATCCTGCTTTGACCTCTGGAACATCTCCATACCAACAGCAATCTTTGGATACTTGCTGTAAATTCCTTTTATGATGCTCAGCTGCATTGCATGATTTGAAAACATTGTGTGCTGTTCTCCAACATAAATAACTCTTGATTTCAGCCCATCTTCTATTATGTCTTTAAACTCTTTTATTCCTCCGTCAGAAACTATCTCTGCCTTTTGTCTGACCTTCAGACTGATTCCGTTCTGGTAATTCTTAACTGTTTTTTCAGTAATTCTGAAACCGTCAAGTTTTATCTTTGAGTACTTACCATAATGTTTTATTCTTCCTATCACCATCTTTGCCTGCATGTAGCTGCTGAGGTTAAAAACTGTTATAACTTTGTTTTCTCCAAAAGGATTTTTAAACACCTCCACATAATCTTCTGAAGGAAACTCCCTTCCAAATATTTTCTTGAGAACTGGATTGTCTGAACCTAAAATAACAATATTTTTCCCATAAACATCACTAAAGGAAAACTGGTCTGGATTTTTTACTGTTCCTTCAAAGTAATACCCTGAAATAGGGGAGTATATATCCTTTTTGTTTGTAAAAACAACGGCTTTTTTGTCTGCAAGGGTAAAATATATGACAGGATTTACCTCTTCCCACTGGAGTTTCCTGAATGTCTGGTAGTCCCTGTCTACAATAACATTTAAAGGCTCATCCTGAGTAATAATGTCTATAACTTTCTCTTTTTTGTTTATCCATACCTCATACTTTTCTGTTTTGAGATAAGTCTGGATAAATATAGGCAGTTTTATTCTGTAAGGTTCTTTTTGTTTTATCTCTAATTTTATGTGAAAACCGTCATCTTTTAATGTGTGGTCTTTGATGCTTACCTGTAATTCAGGCATACCTTTTCTTTTAATCCACTGGGAGAAAAACCAGTCTAAGTCCTTTTTGTACTCATTTTCAAATACTGACTTTATATCTTCCCAGGAGACTCTTTTAAACCTGAAGTTCTGGTATAAAAACTTCAGGGCATTGTAAAAACTTTCCCTTCCTACAATATCTTCTATCATATAAAAAACCATCATCGTTTTGCCGTATCCAATAGCTTCAGACTTTCTGTCTGTTTTTCCTCTAAAACGGCTTAGAGGATAGTCGTCTTCTGCATATGCCATGTATTTCAGGATACTGTTTTTTCTGTACATCCTTTTGTCTTCAGCAAAATAGTAATCAGAAAGGTAAGTTGTCAGTCCTTCAGCCCAGTTTCCTCTGCTGTCGTCAACGTATATGGAGCATCCAAACCACTGGTGGAGTATCTCGTGGGGAAGAGACTGATTTATCACAAAAGGGAACCTTATTATCTGCTGACCTATCAGGGTAAAAGTAGGCATAGAGTAACCTGTCGGAAAGAAGTTTTCCACAATAGCAAATCTTTTGTATGGGAACTTCCCTATCCTTTCAGAGTACAGCTTTATGTACTCTTCTGCTTTTCGTAGATATTTATCTGCAAGCTCAACATCTCTTTCAAAGAAGTACGCCTGCAGTTTTACTCCATTAAAATCTCTCTCTTTCACTATGTATTTTGTCGTTCCTATTAGATGTATATGCTCCAAAGGATGCGGAAACTCAAAGCTGTAGTAAGCCTTTCCTTCTTTTTTTTCTACCTTTTCTTTTTCTGCTTCTGAAACAAGTATAAAACCTTCAGGAACTTCCACATTCAGAGAGTAAACAGCAAGATTTTCAAGGAACGGATACCAGTTTCCTAAAAGACTGATTGCCTCATTGGTGATAATATCTTCAGAATGATAGTCAGAAAGTTTCAGGTTGTATATTACTGTCAGGCTTTTTTCTGGAGTTATCTCAAGTTTATAACTGCTTTTAACAGGAATTTTTTCTTTACCGTAAAAGACAGAGACAACATCTAATCCTTCTGTTGACAGATTTATAACTTCAGGTCTGTCTGAGCTGATAGTGGCTCCCCCCCTGAGGGAGCTGTTTTTTGTATCTACTGAAACATCAAGTCTATAATAAATAGCAGTGTAACCGACATTAAAAATGGTTATAAAAAAAAGGAGTATTAATACAAACCTTCCCATAGCTTTTTCCTTTTTCTCTTATAGTTTTATAATTATTCTAAAACAAAAAAATGAAATGGTGATGAAATGGGAATTAAAGTTGTTGCAACAAACAAAAATGCATACCACAACTACAACATAATAGAAACATACGAAGCAGGGCTTGTACTGAAAGGTTCAGAAGTAAAGTCTATAAGAGAAGGTGCTGTTAACCTGAGAGATTCGTTTATCAGGATAGATGATGGAGAAGCCTTTATATACAACATGTATGTAGCCCCTTACAAACCAGCCTCAAAACTCCAGCACGACCCTTACAGAAAAAGAAAACTCCTGCTCCACAAAAGGGAGATTTTAAAACTGATGGGGAAAGTTCAGGAAAAGGGTTTGACTATTATTCCTCTAAAATTATATTTTAAAGATGGGAAGGCAAAGTTAGAGATAGCCCTTGCCAAAGGAAAAGCAAAGTATGAAAAGAGGGAAGCTATAAAAGAGAGAGACATAAAAAGAGAGCTGTCCA
Proteins encoded in this window:
- a CDS encoding ChaN family lipoprotein, whose translation is MGRFVLILLFFITIFNVGYTAIYYRLDVSVDTKNSSLRGGATISSDRPEVINLSTEGLDVVSVFYGKEKIPVKSSYKLEITPEKSLTVIYNLKLSDYHSEDIITNEAISLLGNWYPFLENLAVYSLNVEVPEGFILVSEAEKEKVEKKEGKAYYSFEFPHPLEHIHLIGTTKYIVKERDFNGVKLQAYFFERDVELADKYLRKAEEYIKLYSERIGKFPYKRFAIVENFFPTGYSMPTFTLIGQQIIRFPFVINQSLPHEILHQWFGCSIYVDDSRGNWAEGLTTYLSDYYFAEDKRMYRKNSILKYMAYAEDDYPLSRFRGKTDRKSEAIGYGKTMMVFYMIEDIVGRESFYNALKFLYQNFRFKRVSWEDIKSVFENEYKKDLDWFFSQWIKRKGMPELQVSIKDHTLKDDGFHIKLEIKQKEPYRIKLPIFIQTYLKTEKYEVWINKKEKVIDIITQDEPLNVIVDRDYQTFRKLQWEEVNPVIYFTLADKKAVVFTNKKDIYSPISGYYFEGTVKNPDQFSFSDVYGKNIVILGSDNPVLKKIFGREFPSEDYVEVFKNPFGENKVITVFNLSSYMQAKMVIGRIKHYGKYSKIKLDGFRITEKTVKNYQNGISLKVRQKAEIVSDGGIKEFKDIIEDGLKSRVIYVGEQHTMFSNHAMQLSIIKGIYSKYPKIAVGMEMFQRSKQDVIDRYLKGEIDEKQFLKESEYYKAWKYNYHLYRPIIQFCRENNIRIIALNADRELVRKVSEKGIQSLSTEEIKKLPQDMDFSNVEYVEYLKGIFSEHGSTVTKRKKFINFLQSQIIWDETMAETVAQFLRENPDHKIIVLAGGGHIRFRFGIPSRVERRTGEKGLVVLMDDQLKKGIADYIVYTAHLTGVKERKIGVYVEETGKGLKVVKVSKDSPAEKAGIKKGDIIIRFNGREIKDLVDLKIELFFSQQENSITVLRNGKKVKMKVSFEEE
- the smpB gene encoding SsrA-binding protein SmpB, with product MGIKVVATNKNAYHNYNIIETYEAGLVLKGSEVKSIREGAVNLRDSFIRIDDGEAFIYNMYVAPYKPASKLQHDPYRKRKLLLHKREILKLMGKVQEKGLTIIPLKLYFKDGKAKLEIALAKGKAKYEKREAIKERDIKRELSKKYKGKIKL